Proteins co-encoded in one Coregonus clupeaformis isolate EN_2021a chromosome 5, ASM2061545v1, whole genome shotgun sequence genomic window:
- the LOC121565095 gene encoding uncharacterized protein LOC121565095, which produces MFKLDSEKMASSSDCKCVEFATVDKEDIFFQVENEDLESDDFKKETNKCYQKMIQIKNNRFLVVDEQCLKFKEQNKEQCKAEDCRFNIQVYRNNDIANPRGSAVTLSVTSHCKKTYLVCCKNNGNKKEVSAKPLEQPLPDQILCSQHEAVFFMEAILGTSMYRFKSSLWSGWYLSFEAGSDEEPMKLILREVLEDVVDERCCMALQNPENMT; this is translated from the exons ATGTTCAAGCTTGATTCTGAGAAGATGGCAAGCAGCTCCGACTGTAAGTGTGTTGAGTTTGCGACAGTAGACAAGGAGGACATATTTTTTCAAG TCGAAAATGAAG ATTTAGAGTCGGATGATTTTAAAAAAGAGACTAATAAATGCTACCAAAAAATGATCCAAATCAAGAACAACCGATTCCTGGTTGTAGATGAACAATGTCTCAAGTTCAAAGAGCAGAATAAGGAGCAATGCAAAGCAG AAGATTGCCGGTTCAATATCCAAGTATATAGAAACAATGACATTGCCAACCCCAGAGGAAGTGCTGTTActctctctgtgacatcacattGTAAGAAAACTTATCTGGTGTGCTGCAAGAATAATGGGAACAAAAAAGAAGTTTCTGCCAAACCACTG GAGCAACCTTTGCCTGACCAAATTCTCTGCTCACAACATGAGGCTGTGTTCTTCATGGAAGCAATTCTTGGTACATCTATGTACAGATTTAAGTCATCGCTGTGGAGTGGGTGGTACTTGAGCTTTGAGGCTGGATCAGATGAGGAGCCCATGAAGTTAATCCTCAGGGAGGTGCTTGAAGATGTTGTGGATGAGAGGTGTTGTATGGCCTTACAAAATCCTGAGAATATGACATAG